The genomic stretch CCTTCTTGTCCGATTACGATAGGTCAGCGCCATTTGGGGAGCCGTTGCCGCGCGTCAATCGTCCGTAAATACGAGCCGGCCCGCTACCCTGACGTGCGGATCATCGTTCCGCATCTGGGTGGGACGCTACCGTTGCTGATCCAGCGTGTTGAGGACCACCTTCGCCGCATGGCCCATGGCGGCGAAAGCTCCGCGGTCACGAACCCTGCCGAGGTGATCCGCACGCTGTACTTTGACACGGTCAACAATTACGGGCCTGCGCTCCGATGCGCCGGCGCGGCGTTCGGGTCCGACCACATTATGCTGGGGACGGATTTTCCCCATCTCTTCGTCAGACCGTGCGTCGACTACATCGAACGATCAGGACTCCGACAGTCCGACATCGACCCGATCCTCGACCGCTCCGCGCAGCGACTGCTGCAGGTATGATGGGTCATGGTCCCGGTGGCCCGGCCGTGATTCGCCACGGCGACCAGCGTGGGAGCCGGTGATCCGGGATCGCGGCCGGTGCTCGCCGCGATAGCGGGTCGACGTACAATCGCGACTCGAAACTCTGAAAACGGCGGCCTGTGTATGAAATCCGTGTTCTGGGCCGTTGCCCGGTATCTTCCGCTGTTCGTGCTGCTAGCCTGCTCGACCCGGCCAAGCCACACCGAGACCGGTCGAACTAGCTCGGCCAATGCCGAAGGCGCACCCAAGACGCTGGTCATCGCGCAGCTCAACCTGACCA from Chloroflexota bacterium encodes the following:
- a CDS encoding amidohydrolase family protein, with translation MTLPSCPITIGQRHLGSRCRASIVRKYEPARYPDVRIIVPHLGGTLPLLIQRVEDHLRRMAHGGESSAVTNPAEVIRTLYFDTVNNYGPALRCAGAAFGSDHIMLGTDFPHLFVRPCVDYIERSGLRQSDIDPILDRSAQRLLQV